One window from the genome of Elaeis guineensis isolate ETL-2024a chromosome 5, EG11, whole genome shotgun sequence encodes:
- the LOC140857979 gene encoding aspartic proteinase CDR1-like, translating into MVSKHPLHLFIFLLFLPFWSSAKDTINSGFNVEVIHRDSPLSPFYDSSTTPFHRFTEAARRSVVRSRSYRSPFASTSSIESIVHPDTAEHLMKFSIGTPPVPVLVVIDTGSDLVWSRCKPCIDCIGRSVPLLDPQQSSTYTELSCGSPRCKALDASACDKGPKCNYTYGYGDGSSTSGVFSTETLTFDTTDGGTFSIHDVAFGCGHNNSISFNDHLYGLAGLGRGSYSLISQLGPNIGGKFSYCFVPFQENTSTSIMSFGDHAVIKGNGVVSTPLLGEDSGTFYFVILEHISVGGTMLEVPPPKASGTGNMFIDSGTTLTLIDSKIFQQLKQALNTVVKLPPTTDPGKTFLCYNATSRDGFPTITFHFAGNADLVLHPLNAFTEPSPDGLVCLVMLPTDGMPIFGNTVQQNFHVSYDLVGKKVSFKPTLCSKVSK; encoded by the coding sequence ATGGTCTCCAAGCATCCTCTTcatctcttcatcttcctcctctttctACCATTCTGGTCTTCGGCAAAAGACACCATTAATAGTGGCTTCAACGTCGAAGTCATCCACCGCGACTCCCCCCTCTCTCCATTCTACGATTCTTCTACAACTCCTTTCCACCGCTTTACGGAAGCTGCCCGACGTTCTGTCGTCCGCAGCCGCTCCTATCGCTCCCCATTCGCATCCACCTCCTCGATCGAATCCATTGTCCACCCAGACACTGCTGAACATCTTATGAAGTTCTCCATAGGCACTCCCCCAGTGCCAGTCCTCGTCGTGATAGACACAGGAAGCGATCTTGTCTGGTCTCGATGCAAACCTTGCATTGACTGTATTGGTCGCAGTGTCCCTCTCTTGGACCCTCAACAGTCCTCCACCTACACAGAGCTCTCCTGTGGTTCTCCTCGGTGCAAGGCTCTTGATGCCTCAGCTTGTGACAAAGGGCCCAAGTGCAATTATACATACGGATATGGTGACGGATCCTCCACATCTGGAGTTTTCTCAACTGAGACATTGACATTTGATACGACAGACGGGGGCACCTTCTCGATCCATGACGTCGCATTTGGATGTGGGCACAACAACTCCATCAGCTTCAACGATCACTTATATGGACTTGCCGGCCTTGGACGCGGGTCTTATTCACTTATATCTCAACTAGGCCCCAACATTGGAGGAAAATTCTCCTACTGCTTTGTGCCATTTCAAGAGAACACATCGACGAGCATAATGAGTTTTGGCGACCATGCCGTGATTAAAGGCAATGGTGTTGTCTCGACACCACTACTTGGTGAAGATTCTGGCACTTTCTATTTTGTGATTCTCGAGCACATCAGCGTCGGAGGCACGATGCTGGAGGTTCCACCACCCAAGGCTTCAGGCACTGGGAACATGTTTATTGACTCAGGGACAACACTGACACTAATCGACTCCAAAATTTTCCAGCAACTGAAACAAGCCCTCAACACAGTTGTTAAGCTACCGCCAACCACAGACCCCGGCAAGACCTTCTTGTGCTACAATGCAACATCTCGAGACGGATTTCCGACAATCACGTTCCACTTTGCCGGTAATGCTGATTTGGTCTTACACCCGCTAAATGCATTCACTGAGCCATCACCGGACGGGTTGGTCTGCCTTGTCATGTTGCCAACGGATGGCATGCCAATTTTTGGTAATACAGTTCAGCAGAACTTTCATGTGTCCTATGATTTGGTGGGAAAGAAGGTGTCATTTAAACCCACTCTGTGCTCCAAAGTTTCAAAGTAG